The region CCCTTCGTCTGGACAGTATGTCGCTGTTTAGCTCTGGCAAATATGACCTTAAGCCGGGCTCCACGAAGTTGCTGATCAACTCGCTGGTCGGCATTAAAGCCAGACCTGGCTGGCTGATAGTGGTGGCTGGACATACCGATAACACTGGCAATCCCGGGCTCAATCAGACGCTGTCTTTGAAACGCGCTGAAGCGGTGCGCAACTGGATGCGCGACACCGGTGATGTGCCCGAAAGCTGTTTTGCGGTGCAGGGCTATGGCGAAGGCCGCCCACTCGCAACCAATGACACGCCGGAGGGCCGTGCGCTTAATCGTCGTGTCGAAATCAGTCTGGTGCCACAGGCGAATGCCTGCCAGGTCCCGGACAAAACCCCCGCGTCATCTCAGGATGATGACGCATCACTACATAATGGAGAGTAATTCCATGGCAATTCCAGTTTATCTTTGGTTGAAAGACGATGGTGGCGCGGATATCAAAGGATCTGTGGACGTTCAGGATCGTGAAGGCAGCATCGAAGTGGTTGCTCAGGAACATAACCTGTACATCCCGACAGACAATAATACGGGCAAGCTGACCGGTACCCGTATCCACACTCCGTTCCTGTTTACGAAGGAAATCGATTCCTCAAGCCCCTATCTGTACAAGGCGGTGACTACCGGGCAGACCCTGAAGTCGGCAGAGTTCAAATGGTACAGAATCAACGATGCGGGTCAGGAAGTTGAATATTTCAACACCAAACTTGAGAACGTGAAAGTGGTGAAAGTGGCGCCGAAAATGCACGACATCAAAGATCCGGGCTTCGAGAAGCATAACCACCTTGAGCAGATCGAACTGCGCTACGAAAAAATCACCTGGACCTATAAAGACGGCAACATTATTCATTCCGATTCCTGGAACGAACGCGCTACCGCGTAACGTCGATGCGGACAGGATTTCCTGTCCGCAGTTTTTTGCTGAGCGTCTGTTATTGCGGGCATTCAGCAAAGAATCACATAAATCTGCCTGACCTGATGCGCTTGGGTTCCTTAAAAAGAAGGAAAGCGATGGGCGGTAGCATGTCCAGGAACCGATAAAGAGAGAGACTCATGGAAAATCCAGCCATCCTGCTTCGTCGTCTTAACCCTTACTGTGCCCAGGCACTGGAAGGCGCGGCCTCCTTGTGTCAGACCCGCGCACATGCGGAAATTCTGCCTGAACACTGGCTACTCAAACTACTGGAACAAGGAGAGGGCGACTTGACGGTGCTGGCGCGCCGCTACGAATGGGATATTGATGCGGTATGGCAGGAGATGCTTGCCTGGCTGGATACTCTGCCACGCTCGGTACGTGGTCGCCCACAACTTTCTGACTCTCTTCAGATGCTGATGCAGGAAGCCTGGCTGCTGGCATCACTGGCGGGTGAAGAACATATCCGCAGCGTACACCTGCTGATGGTTCTGGCGAGCAAACCTACGCTGGCGCGCTGTAACGGTCTTTGGCCATTGTTAACGTTGGGGCAAAGCCAGTTGGATCGCCTGCGTCCGCTCCTGGACGCTCAGTCTGAAGAACGCCCAGAGGTACAGTCTGATGTCAGGCTTCAGCAGAACTCAGGAGGAGAGGTGACATTCGTCGGTCGCCCGGTTGGCGTGGTGTCAGAAGGCGAACGTGATCCTGCGCTTCAGAACGCGCTGGATAAATTTACTCTTGATGTGACGGCAAAAGCCAGTGAGGGCTGTATCGACCCGGTGTTTGGGCGTGATACAGAAATTCGGCAGATGGTGGATATTCTCTCTCGTCGGCGTAAAAACAACCCGATTCTGGTAGGCGAACCTGGCGTCGGTAAAACGGCGCTGGTGGAGGGGCTTGCGCTCAGAATCGTAGAAGGTAACGTACCGGAGAGTTTGAAATCCGTCACGCTGCGTACCCTTGATCTGGGTCTGTTACAGGCGGGGGCTGGCGTAAAAGGTGAATTTGAGCAGCGCCTGAAAAATGTTATTGATGCCGTACAGCAATCACCGACACCTGTTCTACTGTTTATCGATGAAGCGCACACCATTATTGGTGCAGGCAATCAGGCGGGGGGCGCAGATGCCGCGAATCTGCTGAAACCTGCGCTGGCACGGGGTGAGTTGCGAACTATCGCTGCCACCACCTGGAGTGAATATAAGCAGTATTTCGAGCGTGATGCGGCGCTTGAGCGCCGTTTTCAGATGGTGAAAGTGGACGAGCCTGATGATGAAACGGCTTGCCTGATGCTCAGAGGACTGAAATCGCGTTACGCCGAACACCACAATGTACATATCACTGATGGTGCGATTCGTGCAGCAGTGACGTTATCGCGACGCTATCTGACGGGGCGGCAGTTACCGGACAAAGCGGTCGATCTGCTCGACACCGCTTCTGCCCGGGTGCGGATGAGTCTCGACACTGTGCCGGAAGAGATCACCCGCCTGAAGACGCAGTTAACGTCGCTCGGTATGGAGATGCAGGATTTACTGGAAGATATCGCTCTTGGCAGCAATCAGCACGGTGAGCGTCTGGGCATTATTGAGCGACAGCGTGCGGAGCTTGAAAATACACTGGAGTGCCAGGAGGCGCGTGTCATTCAGGAACGGGAGGTCGTACAGCAACTGATAGAGTGTCGTCAGGACATCAGTCGCCAGGTCGATATCCACACGTTACAGGTGCAGCTGAAAGAAATTCAGCAGCATGGCGCGCTGATTCAGTTGGATGTGGATACCCGCACTGTTGCCAATGTCATCGCCGACTGGACCGGGGTGCCACTCTCATCATTAATGAAAGACGAACAGACGGAATTGTTGGCGTTGGAAGCTGAAATGGGGAAACGGGTTGTGGGGCAGGACACTGCGTTGACCGCTATTGCCAGACGTCTGCGTGTAGCTAAAACCGGTTTGACATCAGAGAACGGACCTCAAGGCGTGTTCCTGCTGGTTGGCCCGAGCGGGGTGGGCAAAACCGAAACCGCGCTGGCGCTGGCCGATATGCTGTACGGGGGAGAGAAGTCCCTTATCACTATTAATCTGTCGGAATATCAGGAACCGCACACTGTCTCCCAATTGAAAGGTTCGCCTCCGGGCTACGTCGGTTATGGCCAGGGCGGTATCCTGACTGAAGCGGTACGCAAGCGTCCTTACAGTGTGGTGCTGCTCGATGAAGTGGAGAAAGCCCACAGAGATGTGATGAACCTGTTCTACCAGGTCTTCGACCGTGGTTTTATGCGCGACGGCGAAGGGCGTGAAATCGACTTTCGTAACACCGTTATTCTGATGACCTCAAACCTCGGCAGCGATCACCTGATGCAGTTGCTGGAAGAAAAACCGGAAGCCACGGAAGGCGACCTGCACGAACTGCTGCGCCCGATCCTGCGTGACCACTTCCAGCCTGCGCTGCTCGCCCGCTTCCAGACCGTGATTTACCGCCCGCTGGCTGAGAACGCGATGCGTTCTATCGTGGAGATGAAACTTAGCCAGGTCAGCAAGCGTCTGAACCGCCACTACGGCCTGACCACGGATATCGACAAGAGTTTGTATGACGCATTGACCGACGCCTGTCTGTTGCCGGATACCGGTGCGCGAAACATCGATAGTCTGTTGAATCAACAGATTCTGCCGGTGCTAAGCCAGCAGCTTCTGACGTATATGGCGGCGAAACAGAAGCCGACTTCACTGACATTGGGCTGGAGTGAGGAAGAGGGGATTGGGCTTGCATTTTCAGGCGCAGCTGAACGCTAATCCGGGGGCAGGGAATGACCATTCATGATGTTAGCAAGAAAAAAAAGAAGAACGATAAGAAACAAAGCGACGACTCCGTCAGAAAACTGACCTCCGGGGAAGTAGCCTTAGCCAGAACGGTATTCGGCAACCGGATCGATTACGAGAAGGTAAAAATCCATCGCGGTAGCTATCTGCCATTTGGGTTGCAGGATGAACATACCGCCATGACGCCTAATGGTGAAATATATTTCCGGTATTGGTATCGCGATGACTTCTCAAAAAGTTTGCCATTTTTACGTCATTTATTTATTCATGAAATGAGTCATGTCTGGCAGAGAGAGAAGGGAATGAACGTCATTGCCAGAGGATTGATAAGCTGGTTGGTGAGCTATCGGTATGTGCTCGATGGACGACTGTTAAGCGAATATCCAATGGAACAACAAGCTCAAATAATTGCAGATAATTTTGCTTTGCAAAGTGAAGGGTATTACGGCTGGTTAAAATTGAGGATTGACCATAGTATAACGTTAGATGGCGATATTTCTGAGTCTTTCATTAAACAAGGGTATAAAACCGCGTTAAGAGGATTTCCATGGTGATTCCGATAATTTTTCGGGTTCTGCGAACAAGCCTGTTTTTTATTATATGTTTGCAAACCTTAACCGGATGTCCGGGGCCTGGTGACAGACTGGAGCCAGATGAGGAGGGGTATATTATTTTTAATAATGGGAGTGTTTGCTTCTCTGTCAATGGTGGCGATGACTACGTATTAAAGTACATATCTATTAATCCTCGAGGAACAAACTCCAAAGATGAAAAAATAATATTCAGCCCACAGTTGCAGATAAATAATGAATTGCTTTGTATTCCACCATCGTTTTATAAATTCAATAAAGATGGTCAGTATTTCATTCAGGCCAGCTTTGCCTCTTTAAGGCATACAGACCGTCCTCGACGTATTGTTTCAGCGCTGGAGGTGAGTAAAGGCGTGGTTCATAGCATACGACCCAACGATATGGAGATCCTAAGGCCGTATGATGAAATAATTAAGAATTGATGAATAGCAGTATCGGAGGTAAGTAATGAAAGTAATTTACTTTATTGTGCTCGTTATTGCCGTCGTGCTGTTTGTTCTGGATAGCTTTATATTCAAGTCTATTAAGCACGTAATACAGATTAGCGGTGATGGCAAATACAGCATGAATAATTTTGAAATGCTCGTGTTGCTGGTTAAAACCCTTGCCTGCGTCCTCGGGATTGGAGCTGCAATCACTTTTTTTCGTACTCGCAGAGTACCC is a window of Citrobacter sp. Marseille-Q6884 DNA encoding:
- a CDS encoding type IV secretion protein Rhs, coding for MTIHDVSKKKKKNDKKQSDDSVRKLTSGEVALARTVFGNRIDYEKVKIHRGSYLPFGLQDEHTAMTPNGEIYFRYWYRDDFSKSLPFLRHLFIHEMSHVWQREKGMNVIARGLISWLVSYRYVLDGRLLSEYPMEQQAQIIADNFALQSEGYYGWLKLRIDHSITLDGDISESFIKQGYKTALRGFPW
- the tssH gene encoding type VI secretion system ATPase TssH; protein product: MENPAILLRRLNPYCAQALEGAASLCQTRAHAEILPEHWLLKLLEQGEGDLTVLARRYEWDIDAVWQEMLAWLDTLPRSVRGRPQLSDSLQMLMQEAWLLASLAGEEHIRSVHLLMVLASKPTLARCNGLWPLLTLGQSQLDRLRPLLDAQSEERPEVQSDVRLQQNSGGEVTFVGRPVGVVSEGERDPALQNALDKFTLDVTAKASEGCIDPVFGRDTEIRQMVDILSRRRKNNPILVGEPGVGKTALVEGLALRIVEGNVPESLKSVTLRTLDLGLLQAGAGVKGEFEQRLKNVIDAVQQSPTPVLLFIDEAHTIIGAGNQAGGADAANLLKPALARGELRTIAATTWSEYKQYFERDAALERRFQMVKVDEPDDETACLMLRGLKSRYAEHHNVHITDGAIRAAVTLSRRYLTGRQLPDKAVDLLDTASARVRMSLDTVPEEITRLKTQLTSLGMEMQDLLEDIALGSNQHGERLGIIERQRAELENTLECQEARVIQEREVVQQLIECRQDISRQVDIHTLQVQLKEIQQHGALIQLDVDTRTVANVIADWTGVPLSSLMKDEQTELLALEAEMGKRVVGQDTALTAIARRLRVAKTGLTSENGPQGVFLLVGPSGVGKTETALALADMLYGGEKSLITINLSEYQEPHTVSQLKGSPPGYVGYGQGGILTEAVRKRPYSVVLLDEVEKAHRDVMNLFYQVFDRGFMRDGEGREIDFRNTVILMTSNLGSDHLMQLLEEKPEATEGDLHELLRPILRDHFQPALLARFQTVIYRPLAENAMRSIVEMKLSQVSKRLNRHYGLTTDIDKSLYDALTDACLLPDTGARNIDSLLNQQILPVLSQQLLTYMAAKQKPTSLTLGWSEEEGIGLAFSGAAER
- a CDS encoding putative T6SS immunity periplasmic lipoprotein, encoding MVIPIIFRVLRTSLFFIICLQTLTGCPGPGDRLEPDEEGYIIFNNGSVCFSVNGGDDYVLKYISINPRGTNSKDEKIIFSPQLQINNELLCIPPSFYKFNKDGQYFIQASFASLRHTDRPRRIVSALEVSKGVVHSIRPNDMEILRPYDEIIKN
- the hcp gene encoding Hcp family type VI secretion system effector; translated protein: MAIPVYLWLKDDGGADIKGSVDVQDREGSIEVVAQEHNLYIPTDNNTGKLTGTRIHTPFLFTKEIDSSSPYLYKAVTTGQTLKSAEFKWYRINDAGQEVEYFNTKLENVKVVKVAPKMHDIKDPGFEKHNHLEQIELRYEKITWTYKDGNIIHSDSWNERATA